The following proteins come from a genomic window of Balearica regulorum gibbericeps isolate bBalReg1 chromosome 19, bBalReg1.pri, whole genome shotgun sequence:
- the PSPH gene encoding phosphoserine phosphatase: MAQDGVQYCHSEKDFILSPHSKKVPKRMASLLEMKEIFRNADAVCFDVDSTVIREEGIDELAKFCGVGDAVAEMTRRAMGGTVTFKAALTARLGLIRPSYEQVQKLISDNPPQLTPGIRELVSRLHQRGVQVFLVSGGFQSIVEHVALQLNIPTANVFANRLKFYFNGEYAGFDETQPTAESGGKGKVITHLKEQFHFKKVVMIGDGATDMEACPPADCFIGFGGNVIRKQVKEKAKWYITHFDELLKELEER; encoded by the exons ATGGCTCAAGACGGAGTGCAGTACTGTCACTCAGAGAAAGACTTTATCTTGTCTCCTCACAGTAAGAAGGTTCCTAAAAGGATGGCATCCCTCTTGGAGATGAAAGAAATCTTCCGCAATGCTGATGCAGTATGCTTTGATGTGGACAGCACAGTCATCAGGGAAGAAGGCATTGATGAGCTCGCGAAGTTCTGTGGAGTCGGAGATGCAGTTGCAGAGAT GACCCGCAGAGCTATGGGTGGCACTGTGACATTCAAAGCAGCTTTAACGGCACGACTAGGTCTCATACGTCCCTCCTATGAGCAAGTGCAAAAACTAATATCTGACAACCCACCTCAGCTAACACCAGGAATAAG agagCTGGTGAGCAGGCTTCATCAACGAGGAGTCCAGGTCTTCTTGGTCTCCGGGGGATTTCAGAGCATCGTGGAGCACGTGGCCTTGCAGCTGAACATTCCGACAGCAAACGTCTTTGCCAACAGGCTGAAGTTTTACTTTAATG GAGAATACGCAGGATTTGATGAAACACAACCAACAGCTGAATcaggggggaaaggaaaggttATTACTCACCTGAAGGAACAGTTCCACTTTAAGAAAGTAGTTATGATTGGAGATGGAGCTACAGACATGGAAGCCTGTCCTCCTGCT GACTGCTTCATCGGATTTGGAGGAAATGTAATCAGAAAGCAAGTGAAGGAGAAAGCTAAATGGTACATTACTCACTTTGATGAACTGCTAAAGGAACTGGAAGAACGATAA
- the NIPSNAP2 gene encoding protein NipSnap homolog 2, which yields MAARVLLRRSLAGVSAVPRLPPGGGLALRGLVSSASRPREDSWLKSLFVRKVDPRKDAHSNLLAKRETSSLYKLQIHNVKPECLEAYNKICQEVLPKIHEEKHYPCALVGTWNTWYGEQDQAVHLWRYEGGYPALNEVMSKLRQNKEFTEFRKERGNMLLSRKNQLLLEFSFWNEPVPREGPNIYELRSYQLRPGTMIEWGNYWARAIRFRQDNNEAVGGFFSQIGQLYMVHHLWAYKDLQTREDIRNAAWHKPGWDELVYYTVPLIQEMESRIMIPLKISPLQ from the exons ATGGCGGCGCGAGTGCTGCTGCGGCGGAGCCTGGCGGGAGTCAGCGCTGTGCCGCGTCTCCCGCCCGGCGGTGGCCTGGCCCTCAG GGGGCTGGTTTCTTCAGCTAGCAGACCTCGTGAAGACAGTTGGTTAAAATCGCTGTTTGTTCGCAAAGTTGATCCAAGGAAAGATGCTCACTCCAACCTTCTAGCCAAAAGAGAGACCAGCAGTCTGTATAAACTACAGA TTCACAATGTAAAACCAGAGTGTCTGGAGGCCTACAACAAGATTTG TCAAGAGGTGCTGCCAAAGattcatgaagaaaaacactACCCATGTGCACTGGTGGGGACTTGGAACACGTGGTACGGAGAGCAAGATCAGGCTG ttcatCTGTGGAGATATGAGGGAGGCTATCCAGCCCTCAATGAGGTCATGAGTAAACTCCGTCAAAATAAG GAATTCACAGAGTTTCGCAAAGAAAGAGGTAACATGCTTCTCTCACGCAAGAACCAATTATTGTTGGAGTTTAGTTTCTGGAATGAACCTGTTCCCAGAGAGGGGCCTAATATTTATGAACTGAGATCCTATCAACTTAGA cCTGGAACAATGATCGAGTGGGGAAATTACTG GGCTCGTGCAATTCGTTTCCGACAGGATAATAATGAAGCAGTTGGAGGATTTTTCTCACAAATTGGGCAGCTGTATATGGTTCATCACCTCTGGG CTTACAAAGATCTACAAACCAGAGAAGATATAAGGAACGCTGCATGGCATAAACCTGGCTGGGATGAACTAGTCTATTACACAG tgcccCTTATTCAGGAAATGGAGTCCAGAATCATGATACCGTTGAAGATTTCTCCGCTTCAGTAA
- the MRPS17 gene encoding small ribosomal subunit protein uS17m, producing the protein MSVPRGAVHAKWIVGKVIGTKMQKTAKVRVTRLVLDPYLLKFFNKRKTYFAHDPLQQCVVGDIVLLKALPERRSKHVKHELAEIIFKVGNVIDPITGKPCAGTRFLENLSDSENLTEADTTYLSEKLQELKVCSTDK; encoded by the exons ATGTCTGTACCACGTGGAGCTGTTCATGCAAAATGGATAGTAGGGAAAGTAATAGGaaccaaaatgcagaaaactgcTAAAGTGAGAGTGACAAGGCTTGTGCTAGATCCATACTTACTAAAG ttCTTTAACAAACGAAAAACCTATTTTGCCCATGATCCGTTGCAGCAGTGTGTTGTTGGAGACATTGTTCTTCTGAAAGCTTTGCCTGAGCGAAGGAGCAAACATGTGAAACACGAACtggctgaaattattttcaaggttGGAAATGTCATAGATCCAATAACAGGAAAGCCCTGTGCAGGAACCAGATTCCTTGAAAATCTGTCGGACTCGGAAAATCTGACAGAGGCAGATACTACCTATCTAAGTGAAAAACTTCAAGAACTTAAAGTTTGTTCAACAGacaaatag